From Oncorhynchus nerka isolate Pitt River linkage group LG1, Oner_Uvic_2.0, whole genome shotgun sequence, the proteins below share one genomic window:
- the LOC115108358 gene encoding toll-like receptor 8, producing MDATTCWLQLAPLFLYHFLVPTSCHWMPRQFPCDVTVNTTNTTDDIIFNCEERRLKHVPVGITWNVTVLDLSENNIRNVSLDAFSNLENLTLLNLNCVNKNGDTHFAEGAFKNLTNLQDLRLNGNGLINIPQILPLILDTLMLDNNKINFSNMSNLVGIQHVKELYLSKNCYYWNPCETDFTIGYGTFSVLTKLKVLMLAYNNLTRVPKGLPSSIQELHLDSNKIQQIAEDDFLGLTHLTILELQGNCPRCSNAPYPCVPCPNDSLDIHPHAFHGLTQLQTLHLAGNSLRFINNSWFESLNNLTHLFLSYNYLTNTITSGTFFSYLPKLEKIDLSFNYDLLAYPETLQLSTNFSQLVSLTTLHIMGFVFREIHLETLRPLYELKRLSVLNIGTNFIVRSDSHIFNKFSNSSLKVIYLAENRLYPISVNESPGCGTGGNLKSVLYTSPLTGYYSNSRDFSYGINHNLVKPECFISGRVLVLSSNNLFFISPKQFEGYGDIACLNLSRNGFSAALNGTEFTSLPNLKYLDLSFNKIDLAYDNAFKELKKLEILDLSYNSHYFEVSGVTHNLHFLKNLPTLKVLNMSHNNIFTLTTKQMTSTSLKELQFQHNLLATLWKEGDDSYNSLFKKLTNLTYLDISFNSIEKIPSKVYENIPYTLQKLCISHNSLCHFDWDKLAGFQQLNFLDLSYNSLFHVSANLSNFTDTLQILDLSHNQIFQLSRGFLRGAQSLQILDLSYNQLTIINKTTFLSGPENYMKTLSLQGNPFQCTCDLLEFILWIKDNKNVEIPRLASEVTCNMPAKMRGQPMILFNIKECNEDNIAFLIYSLSTSLIIFTVVITMAGHVFYWDASYILYYLRAKLKGYHSLKSTTTGNLYDAFVTYDTRDPLVSDWVLNQLRVQLEERGERHLPLCLEERDWAPGVPLIDNLFQSIRQSRKTVFVLTEAYIRTGNFRMAVYLAHQRLLDENIDVIVLVLLEPVLQHSHFLLLRRRLCGRSVLEWPQSAAAETWFWQHLRNAVRLDNQVMYNKIYSRIFTSKMSSLRQSPVQLRSSASMSDKPDLAEVSNFDKTKLKKTETQEKNPLPTKETIEQEKQATA from the exons ATG GATGCTACCACCTGCTGGTTACAGTTGGCTCCATTGTTCCTATACCACTTCCTGGTACCTACCTCATGTCATTGGATGCCACGGCAGTTTCCATGTGACGTTACGGTCAATACTACCAATACCACGGATGACATCATCTTTAATTGTGAGGAGCGTCGACTGAAACATGTACCTGTTGGCATCACCTGGAATGTGACCGTGCTGGACCTATCAGAAAACAACATCAGAAATGTATCTCTTGATGCATTTTCTAATCTGGAGAACCTGACCCTTCTCAATCTCAACTGTGTCAACAAAAATGGTGACACACACTTCGCTGAAGGTGCCTTCAAGAATCTGACAAACCTGCAGGACCTAAGGCTTAATGGCAATGGCCTCATCAACATTCCTCAAATTCTCCCACTCATTCTGGACACACTCATGCTGGACAATAACAAGATCAATTTCTCGAATATGAGCAATCTTGTCGGTATACAACATGTGAAGGAGCTGTACTTATCCAAAAATTGCTATTACTGGAATCCCTGTGAGACTGACTTTACTATTGGATATGGCACCTTCTCAGTATTGACTAAGTTGAAGGTTTTGATGTTGGCCTATAATAATTTAACTCGTGTTCCAAAAGGACTGCCAAGCTCTATACAAGAATTACACCTCGATTCGAACAAGATACAGCAAATTGCTGAGGATGATTTCCTTGGACTAACCCATCTAACAATCCTGGAATTACAGGGAAACTGTCCACGATGCTCCAATGCTCCATATCCTTGTGTTCCCTGTCCTAATGATTCTCTGGATATTCATCCTCATGCATTTCATGGTCTTACACAGTTACAGACACTGCACCTAGCAGGCAACTCACTTCGTTTCATCAATAACTCCTGGTTTGAGAGCTTGAACAATCTTACACATCTGTTCCTGTCTTATAATTACTTAACCAATACTATCACCAGTGGAACCTTTTTTAGCTATCTACCAAAGCTAGAAAAGATTGATTTGTCATTTAATTATGATTTGCTTGCCTACCCTGAAACCCTACAGCTTTCAACAAACTTTTCACAATTGGTGTCTCTTACAACGTTACACATAATGGGTTTTGTTTTCAGGGAAATTCATTTAGAAACACTCAGACCGCTTTATGAACTCAAGCGTCTTTCAGTGTTGAACATCGGAACTAACTTTATTGTTCGATCTGATTCCCACATATTCAACAAATTCTCAAACTCAAGTCTCAAAGTCATATATCTTGCGGAAAACAGGCTTTATCCAATTTCAGTGAATGAGTCCCCAGGTTGTGGCACAGGCGGCAACTTAAAGTCGGTGTTGTACACGTCGCCACTGACTGGATATTATTCCAATTCAAGGGACTTTTCTTATGGAATAAATCACAACCTTGTGAAGCCAGAATGCTTTATCTCTGGTCGAGTGCTGGTCCTTAGTTCAAATAATCTCTTTTTCATTTCGCCAAAGCAATTTGAGGGCTATGGTGACATTGCATGTCTAAACTTGTCAAGAAATGGATTTTCAGCAGCACTGAACGGGACAGAGTTCACCTCATTACCAAACCTAAAATATCTCGACCTGTCCTTTAACAAGATTGACCTGGCCTATGACAACGCCTTCAAGGAATTAAAGAAACTCGAAATATTAGACCTAAGTTACAACAGCCACTATTTTGAAGTGTCTGGTGTGACACATAATTTACATTTTTTGAAAAATCTACCGACTTTGAAAGTATTGAATATGTCACACAATAACATTTTTACATTAACCACTAAGCAGATGACAAGCACATCTTTAAAAGAGCTTCAATTTCAACACAATTTGTTGGCTACATTAtggaaagagggggatgactcaTACAACAGCCTTTTTAAAAAGCTGACGAATTTGACCTATCTGGATATTTCATTTAACAGCATTGAGAAGATCCCATCAAAAGTCTATGAAAACATACCATATACCCTCCAAAAACTATGTATTAGTCATAATTCACTCTGCCATTTTGATTGGGATAAACTGGCAGGTTTTCAACAACTGAATTTCCTGGATCTAAGCTACAATTCTTTATTTCATGTGTCAGCAAATCTCTCAAACTTCACAGACACACTTCAGATTCTTGACTTAAGCCACAATCAGATTTTTCAACTCTCTCGTGGATTTCTTAGGGGTGCTCAAAGCCTTCAGATACTTGACCTCAGCTACAACCAACTGACTATCATCAATAAGACCACCTTCCTATCGGGCCCTGAAAACTACATGAAAACCTTGTCCTTGCAAGGTAATCCATTCCAGTGTACCTGTGATTTACTAGAGTTCATCCTGTGGATAAAAGATAACAAAAACGTGGAGATCCCCAGACTGGCCAGTGAGGTGACCTGCAACATGCCAGCCAAAATGAGAGGCCAACCAATGATACTGTTTAACATTAAAGAATGCAACGAGGACAACATAGCCTTCCTGATTTACTCCCTCTCCACTTCCTTGATCATATTCACTGTGGTCATCACTATGGCAGGGCATGTGTTTTATTGGGATGCCTcctatattctatactatctgAGGGCAAAGCTGAAGGGCTACCATTCGTTGAAGTCAACAACAACAGGCAATCTCTATGATGCCTTTGTTACCTACGACACCAGAGACCCATTGGTGTCAGACTGGGTACTGAACCAACTGCGGGTGCAgctggaagagaggggggagagacacctgcctctctgtctggaggAACGAGACTGGGCCCCCGGGGTCCCCCTAATAGACAACCTCTTCCAGAGCATTCGACAGAGCCGCAAGACTGTCTTTGTGCTGACCGAGGCTTACATCAGGACTGGGAACTTCAGGATGGCTGTGTACCTGGCCCACCAGAGGTTGCTGGATGAGAACATAGATGTGATTGTGTTGGTTCTCCTGGAACCCGTGCTGCAGCACTCTCACTTCCTCCTTCTGCGGCGGCGTCTGTGTGGAAGGAGTGTTCTAGAGTGGCCCCAGTCTGCAGCCGCTGAGACCTGGTTCTGGCAGCACCTAAGGAACGCTGTCAGGTTAGACAACCAGGTGATGTACAACAAGATCTACTCCAGGATCTTCACCAGCAA GATGTCATCATTGAGACAATCA CCAGTACAACTCCG